One genomic window of Trichlorobacter lovleyi includes the following:
- a CDS encoding universal stress protein, with translation MLTDIIVHMDRGAGCTARLMAAIDLASRHAARLKGLYVITHPHYASSSSYLSDFAQVREFFINATSKAGVEAEWLLVDWSTVGTPLAEIVTRHSHYADTILVGQPTQLHSRRTSLDFHERLILGAGRPIVVFPANGDIFQFGERVLVAWKAGRESVRAVNDALPFLQTAAESSIVAMVTNRDDQAREEQTMALLQQHLARHHVKATTEVIAIQKGSLAEVLLEQARQKKVDLIVVGGFSYKSNRAPVLSPLTQELLVKAPVPLLISH, from the coding sequence ATGCTGACTGACATCATCGTGCATATGGACAGGGGGGCCGGATGTACAGCCAGATTGATGGCTGCCATTGATCTGGCCTCGCGCCACGCTGCCCGGCTGAAGGGTCTGTACGTTATTACCCACCCCCACTACGCCTCGAGTTCATCCTATCTATCCGACTTTGCCCAAGTGAGGGAGTTCTTCATCAATGCCACCTCAAAAGCCGGGGTTGAGGCGGAATGGCTGCTGGTTGACTGGAGCACGGTTGGAACACCACTTGCCGAAATTGTTACCCGTCACAGCCATTATGCCGACACGATACTGGTTGGACAACCGACCCAACTGCATAGCCGCAGGACAAGCCTTGATTTCCACGAGCGTCTGATCCTCGGTGCGGGGCGACCGATTGTAGTATTCCCTGCCAATGGCGACATCTTCCAGTTTGGTGAGAGGGTCTTGGTGGCATGGAAAGCCGGCAGGGAGTCGGTCAGGGCAGTCAACGACGCCCTGCCGTTTCTTCAGACTGCTGCAGAGAGCAGCATTGTTGCAATGGTCACAAACCGCGATGACCAGGCCCGGGAAGAGCAGACCATGGCCCTGCTGCAACAGCACCTTGCACGCCACCACGTAAAGGCTACCACAGAAGTTATAGCCATCCAGAAAGGCAGCCTGGCAGAGGTACTCCTGGAGCAGGCCCGCCAGAAAAAAGTGGACCTGATTGTGGTAGGCGGTTTCAGCTACAAATCAAACAGGGCACCGGTGTTAAGCCCGTTAACACAGGAGTTGCTGGTCAAAGCACCGGTGCCCCTACTCATCTCGCACTAA
- the hemB gene encoding porphobilinogen synthase yields the protein MFSSRFRARRIRGKEVFRRMVRETTLSTSDLIYPMFSAFGSGIRKEVTSMPGIFQQSIEHIVAEAKEVHDLGIPAVILFGIPETKDAVGSDAYAEHGIIQETIRAIKQAVPGLAVITDVCLCEYTDHGHCGIIKNGDVDNDATVKLLAREALSHAQAGADMVAPSDMMDGRVAAIRQILDDNGFSHIPVMSYAVKYASGYYGPFREAAESTPQFGDRRSYQMDPANRLEALREAQADIEEGADIIMVKPGLPYLDILRDLRNEYAMPLAVYNVSGEYSMIKGAAANGWIDEERVVLETMLGFKRAGADLIITYHAKDVARWLKGSI from the coding sequence ATGTTCTCATCCCGCTTCAGGGCTCGCCGGATCCGTGGCAAAGAGGTATTCCGCCGTATGGTACGAGAGACCACACTCTCCACCAGCGATCTGATCTATCCGATGTTTTCAGCCTTTGGCAGTGGTATCCGCAAAGAGGTTACCTCCATGCCGGGTATCTTTCAGCAATCCATTGAGCATATCGTTGCCGAGGCCAAAGAGGTCCATGACCTGGGCATACCGGCAGTAATCCTGTTCGGCATTCCCGAGACCAAGGATGCCGTTGGAAGCGACGCCTATGCCGAGCATGGCATTATCCAGGAGACCATCCGGGCCATCAAGCAAGCGGTACCGGGATTGGCGGTCATAACCGATGTCTGCCTGTGTGAATACACCGACCATGGCCACTGCGGCATTATCAAGAATGGTGATGTCGACAACGATGCCACGGTCAAACTGCTGGCCCGGGAGGCCCTTTCCCACGCCCAGGCCGGCGCCGACATGGTAGCCCCCTCCGATATGATGGACGGACGGGTGGCCGCCATACGCCAGATTCTGGACGATAACGGCTTCAGCCATATTCCGGTCATGAGTTATGCAGTCAAGTACGCCTCCGGCTATTACGGACCGTTTCGCGAGGCAGCAGAATCAACGCCTCAATTCGGCGACCGGCGTTCCTACCAGATGGACCCGGCCAACCGCCTCGAAGCCTTGCGGGAAGCGCAGGCTGATATTGAAGAGGGTGCTGACATCATCATGGTCAAACCGGGACTCCCCTACCTGGACATCCTGCGTGACCTGCGCAATGAATATGCCATGCCACTGGCTGTCTACAATGTCTCTGGCGAATACAGCATGATCAAGGGCGCGGCGGCAAACGGCTGGATCGATGAAGAACGGGTGGTGCTGGAGACCATGCTGGGCTTCAAGCGGGCCGGGGCAGACCTGATCATCACCTATCACGCCAAGGATGTGGCACGCTGGCTAAAAGGCAGCATCTAG
- a CDS encoding OmpA family protein → MRKTGIAAALLLLGLSQAALAENKAETVTFAPYVGGYTFQGNQHVETSPVFGFRLGYNLTDNWALEGVVDYLKADLEGGGDMEMLRYGGDILYNIMPKSSLVPYLAAGFGGFTIDNSKTRGIVNYGGGLKWFLSDNFALRADVRGLNYSMGKIYTNVEYTLGLHVAVGAPKPAPAPVVVAEPVVEAAAPKAAPVVVAPPPPPPPAPTSSLMAEPATLEKGKTTTLTWSSTNTSGCDIQPGIGPVSATGSTVITPAANTKYTLTCSGEGGKTTSSAGVEVTEPVKEESAKKASAVAAGTRLSLKVNFDTGKSVIKKQYYDELKVVGDGLNEQKNLKGVIEGHTDNVGSDKSNLALSQRRANAVRDYIVKNFKIDRKRLAAKGYGESKPIADNATAEGREQNRRIEAVFEEIPNFKPDADEQQPVKPAKKAVKKKTAKKKPAKQ, encoded by the coding sequence ATGCGTAAAACGGGAATTGCCGCAGCTTTGCTGCTGTTGGGGTTGAGCCAGGCCGCACTGGCCGAAAATAAGGCGGAAACGGTTACCTTTGCACCCTATGTGGGGGGGTATACTTTCCAGGGCAACCAGCATGTTGAAACATCCCCTGTTTTCGGTTTCAGGTTGGGCTATAACCTCACGGATAACTGGGCACTGGAAGGGGTCGTTGATTACTTGAAGGCTGATCTTGAGGGCGGCGGTGATATGGAGATGCTGCGTTATGGTGGCGACATCCTCTACAATATCATGCCCAAAAGCAGCCTGGTCCCCTATTTGGCTGCCGGCTTCGGCGGGTTTACCATTGATAACAGCAAAACCAGGGGGATCGTTAACTACGGTGGTGGTCTGAAGTGGTTCTTGTCTGATAACTTTGCCTTGCGTGCCGATGTGCGCGGGCTTAACTACAGCATGGGAAAGATCTACACCAATGTTGAGTATACCTTGGGTCTGCATGTTGCCGTAGGCGCCCCCAAACCGGCTCCTGCGCCGGTCGTTGTTGCTGAGCCGGTGGTTGAGGCCGCAGCACCCAAGGCTGCGCCGGTCGTTGTCGCTCCACCACCGCCGCCGCCACCTGCTCCCACCAGCAGCCTGATGGCAGAACCTGCAACACTGGAGAAAGGCAAAACGACAACCCTGACCTGGTCTTCAACCAATACCAGCGGTTGTGACATTCAGCCCGGTATTGGTCCTGTGTCCGCTACAGGTTCCACGGTTATCACTCCTGCAGCAAATACCAAATATACTCTGACCTGTAGCGGTGAGGGGGGCAAGACCACCAGCAGCGCCGGTGTCGAGGTGACGGAGCCGGTTAAGGAGGAGAGTGCGAAAAAGGCCTCTGCTGTTGCCGCAGGTACCCGTCTTTCTCTGAAGGTGAATTTTGATACCGGTAAATCGGTCATCAAGAAGCAGTATTATGATGAGTTGAAGGTTGTGGGCGATGGCCTGAATGAGCAGAAGAACCTGAAAGGGGTCATTGAAGGTCACACCGATAACGTTGGCAGCGATAAGTCAAACCTTGCCTTGTCCCAGCGGCGTGCCAATGCGGTTCGTGATTATATTGTCAAGAACTTCAAGATTGACCGTAAGCGTCTGGCTGCCAAGGGGTACGGGGAGTCCAAGCCAATTGCGGACAATGCCACCGCCGAAGGACGTGAGCAGAATCGTCGTATCGAGGCGGTATTTGAAGAGATTCCAAACTTTAAACCGGATGCTGATGAGCAGCAGCCGGTAAAACCGGCCAAGAAGGCGGTCAAGAAAAAGACAGCCAAGAAAAAGCCCGCAAAACAGTAG
- a CDS encoding YtxH domain-containing protein: MSRSNDNAITTTLLALASGALLGAAAALLLAPAPGRETRRKLVDLQEDAGKRIKKYAKEARYKMGSCKNGEDLQYDGGDAWI; encoded by the coding sequence ATGTCCCGTTCCAATGACAATGCGATCACCACCACACTGCTTGCTCTGGCCTCAGGGGCCCTGCTCGGAGCCGCAGCCGCACTCCTGCTTGCACCGGCGCCGGGCCGCGAAACCCGTCGCAAGCTGGTTGATCTTCAGGAAGATGCCGGCAAGCGGATCAAGAAGTACGCCAAGGAGGCACGCTACAAAATGGGAAGCTGCAAAAACGGAGAAGACCTGCAGTATGACGGTGGCGACGCCTGGATTTAG
- a CDS encoding NAD-glutamate dehydrogenase domain-containing protein, with the protein MQLSTAMRNACRTASTIARQNACWLQEQMSPYFFQAMADEPEALGTLVREMSLLQHNRHLILADRDKRLILACVDEPGSLFNSLQRVGDRGISYAMFSHSYSPMPGMSQELEVQRFEFDRKPNSAITAPAAPPLPASLKRTILRDLTRITATIPRRTADRLLTLLWLNNPEQVRQSPPARTAWLIWLFERGNATGGLYLDLRRVEHKGIAETRVLFAVGNPPQEDFLLQLAEVFNRLNIGIRRAYCLTLSNGIHPYFLGTFFVQQRDGHELQPDSTLARQLQQELCNTQILANNCYTYREWVSKGIIAGDYAALVNAFTAFCHTNLAHNQPDRFGLEDIQSAFHAHPEMAMQLLRLFRTRFDPALQQREPAYQALLAETTALIQDYNTGHRWLDEIRQTIYRCCLLFICHTLKTNFFVIEKQALAFRLDPAYLRQLGAEYTADLPETLPFRVTFFFSRFGHGYHIGFSDIARGGWRTVIARNQDDAITASNALFREVYVLAHTQHLKNKDIYEGGSKMVLVMDASGLEQGGREHENSRLYKLQYGITNAFLDIFITDNGRVRDQRVVDYYGDDEPIEIGPDENMHDGMIEAIAALSRKRGYMLGAGIISSKRFGINHKEYGVTSTGVMTFAEVVMAEQGINIRHDPFSIKLTGGPGGDVAGNCLQILLASCPKARVVLVLDGTAAAYDPNGLDREELQRITLQQDLDGFDPSRLGPGGMMIFRTGKRMEGLRELHRRAERLPDGLLQESWVPLDDFYREYGSLTFKVEADLFIPAGGRPETIDAQNWQEFMKPDGSPTAPVIIEGANSFITPQARQQMQKAGVILMRDASANKCGVISSSYEIIANLLLTEKEFLTHKERYVQDVLEILRKRAGDEARLILRRWQEAGGSQTYTDISDLISQNINSFYHRLFQFFTSRPELCLQPPFKAALLRHLPRILQTEARFRRRIASLPTKYLAAILAAEIGASLVYTSNRDDDFEEMVRRHLARLAA; encoded by the coding sequence ATGCAGCTCTCAACCGCCATGCGCAATGCCTGTCGCACCGCCAGTACCATTGCCAGACAAAACGCCTGTTGGCTGCAAGAGCAGATGTCCCCTTACTTCTTTCAGGCCATGGCTGATGAGCCTGAAGCCCTGGGGACCCTGGTCCGTGAGATGTCGCTGCTGCAGCATAACCGCCACCTGATCCTGGCTGACCGGGACAAACGCCTGATCCTGGCCTGCGTGGATGAGCCGGGCTCACTCTTCAACAGCCTGCAACGGGTAGGGGACCGAGGGATCTCCTATGCCATGTTCTCCCACTCGTACAGCCCCATGCCCGGCATGAGCCAGGAGTTGGAAGTCCAACGCTTCGAATTCGATCGCAAACCAAACAGCGCCATCACTGCCCCTGCTGCACCACCATTGCCTGCCAGCCTGAAGCGTACCATCCTCAGAGATCTCACCCGGATCACCGCCACCATTCCACGTCGTACCGCGGATCGCCTGCTGACCCTGCTCTGGCTGAACAACCCTGAACAGGTCAGGCAGTCGCCACCGGCACGAACCGCCTGGCTGATCTGGCTCTTTGAGCGGGGTAACGCCACCGGCGGCCTGTATCTGGACCTACGCCGGGTTGAACACAAAGGCATTGCCGAAACCAGGGTGCTATTTGCCGTAGGCAATCCACCACAGGAGGATTTTCTGCTGCAGTTGGCTGAGGTGTTCAATCGTCTGAATATCGGCATCCGGCGGGCCTACTGCCTGACCCTCAGCAACGGCATCCACCCCTATTTTCTTGGTACTTTTTTTGTACAACAGCGGGACGGCCATGAGCTGCAGCCGGACTCCACACTGGCACGGCAGCTGCAACAGGAACTCTGCAACACCCAGATCCTTGCCAATAACTGCTACACCTACCGGGAATGGGTCTCAAAGGGCATCATTGCGGGTGACTATGCCGCACTGGTCAATGCCTTTACCGCATTCTGCCACACCAATCTTGCCCATAATCAGCCTGACCGTTTTGGGTTGGAAGATATACAAAGCGCCTTTCATGCCCATCCCGAGATGGCAATGCAGCTGTTGCGACTCTTCAGAACCCGCTTTGATCCCGCCCTGCAGCAACGTGAGCCGGCCTACCAGGCCCTGCTGGCGGAAACGACCGCGTTGATTCAGGACTACAACACCGGTCACCGCTGGCTGGATGAGATCCGCCAGACGATCTACCGTTGCTGCCTGCTGTTTATCTGCCACACCCTGAAGACCAACTTCTTTGTAATCGAAAAACAGGCCCTTGCCTTCAGGCTTGACCCGGCCTATCTGCGTCAGCTCGGTGCAGAGTATACCGCTGACCTGCCGGAGACGCTGCCGTTCCGGGTCACCTTCTTCTTCAGCCGTTTTGGACACGGTTACCATATCGGTTTTTCAGACATTGCACGTGGTGGCTGGCGCACGGTCATAGCACGCAATCAGGATGATGCCATTACCGCCTCAAACGCCCTCTTCCGCGAGGTCTATGTCCTGGCCCATACCCAGCATTTGAAGAACAAGGATATCTACGAAGGCGGTTCAAAAATGGTTCTGGTGATGGATGCATCCGGCCTGGAACAAGGCGGGCGCGAGCACGAAAACAGCCGGCTCTACAAACTGCAATACGGCATCACCAACGCCTTTCTGGATATCTTTATCACCGACAACGGCAGGGTCCGGGATCAACGGGTGGTGGACTACTACGGCGATGACGAACCGATTGAGATCGGACCGGACGAAAATATGCACGACGGCATGATCGAAGCGATTGCGGCCCTTTCCCGCAAGCGGGGTTATATGCTGGGCGCAGGAATCATCTCAAGCAAACGGTTCGGCATCAACCACAAGGAATACGGAGTTACCTCCACCGGCGTGATGACCTTCGCCGAGGTGGTCATGGCTGAACAGGGGATCAACATCCGTCACGATCCGTTCAGCATCAAGCTGACCGGCGGACCCGGCGGTGATGTGGCCGGCAACTGTCTTCAGATTCTGCTTGCGAGCTGTCCGAAGGCCAGGGTTGTACTGGTGCTTGACGGTACGGCAGCCGCATATGACCCGAACGGGCTTGACCGTGAGGAACTGCAACGGATCACGCTGCAACAGGATCTGGACGGTTTTGATCCGTCCCGGCTCGGCCCGGGCGGCATGATGATCTTCCGCACCGGCAAGCGGATGGAAGGTTTACGAGAGTTGCATCGCCGGGCAGAACGCCTGCCGGATGGCCTCCTGCAGGAAAGCTGGGTACCACTGGACGACTTTTACCGGGAATACGGCAGTCTGACCTTTAAGGTTGAGGCAGACCTTTTCATCCCAGCCGGCGGACGGCCAGAAACCATTGACGCACAAAACTGGCAGGAGTTCATGAAACCTGACGGCAGCCCCACGGCGCCGGTGATTATTGAAGGGGCCAACTCTTTCATCACCCCCCAGGCCCGCCAGCAGATGCAAAAGGCAGGCGTCATTCTGATGCGGGATGCATCGGCCAACAAATGCGGGGTTATCTCCTCCTCATACGAGATCATTGCCAACCTGCTCTTGACCGAAAAAGAGTTCCTTACCCACAAAGAGCGCTACGTGCAGGACGTATTGGAAATCCTCAGAAAACGTGCCGGAGATGAGGCGCGGCTGATCCTGCGCCGCTGGCAGGAAGCGGGAGGCAGCCAGACCTATACCGACATCTCCGACCTGATCAGTCAGAATATCAACAGTTTTTATCACCGTCTGTTTCAATTTTTCACGAGCCGTCCGGAACTGTGCCTGCAACCGCCATTCAAGGCCGCACTGCTGCGGCATCTGCCTCGCATCCTGCAGACCGAAGCGCGTTTCCGCCGGCGCATCGCCTCACTGCCAACCAAATATCTGGCAGCAATTCTGGCGGCAGAAATAGGGGCATCACTGGTCTACACCAGTAACCGGGATGATGACTTTGAGGAGATGGTCAGACGCCATCTGGCACGGCTGGCCGCTTGA
- the cobO gene encoding cob(I)yrinic acid a,c-diamide adenosyltransferase, whose protein sequence is MQKRQHDGLERGCVQVYTGNGKGKTTAALGLSLRALGRGLRVCFFQFIKGGGPYGEQLVAERLGPDFTLIQTGRPGWVNTRDITEDRRLAQEALQQAQEALLSGAYDLFVCDEINGAVGFGLLDVEQVLELIRVRPERVELVLTGRNADERIMQAADLVTEMRELKHYYQAGVPARTGIEM, encoded by the coding sequence ATGCAGAAAAGACAACACGACGGTCTGGAGCGCGGTTGCGTTCAGGTCTATACCGGCAATGGTAAAGGGAAGACAACGGCAGCATTAGGGCTTTCCTTGCGGGCCCTGGGGCGGGGGTTGCGGGTCTGTTTTTTTCAGTTTATCAAGGGGGGCGGCCCCTATGGAGAACAGCTGGTTGCCGAAAGACTCGGACCCGATTTTACCCTCATTCAGACCGGGCGTCCCGGTTGGGTTAATACCAGGGATATCACTGAAGATCGCCGTCTGGCGCAGGAGGCGTTGCAGCAGGCGCAGGAAGCGCTGCTCTCGGGGGCCTATGACCTCTTTGTCTGCGATGAGATTAACGGGGCGGTCGGATTCGGGCTGCTTGATGTTGAACAGGTGCTGGAGCTGATCCGGGTCAGGCCGGAACGGGTTGAGCTGGTGCTGACCGGCCGCAACGCCGATGAACGGATTATGCAGGCCGCTGATCTGGTAACGGAAATGCGTGAGCTGAAACACTATTACCAGGCGGGGGTGCCGGCACGCACAGGAATCGAGATGTGA
- a CDS encoding DUF948 domain-containing protein produces the protein MSLGVIAALIAAIAVAVLVMVLIPAILSIKKTAQSVSALADLLTNELKPTIKELNEVLVELKTVGGGVAEHTDDVRRFMSALGESGTQISTINRSVGVVTGLLSQAGAVATGVKVAGTYLLESYLKRKMKGV, from the coding sequence ATGTCTCTTGGTGTCATAGCAGCCTTGATAGCGGCCATTGCCGTCGCCGTGCTGGTGATGGTTCTGATTCCCGCAATTCTGAGTATCAAAAAAACTGCTCAGTCAGTTTCAGCGCTGGCTGATCTGTTGACGAATGAGCTGAAACCCACCATCAAGGAGTTGAACGAGGTTCTGGTTGAGCTGAAAACCGTTGGTGGCGGTGTGGCCGAGCATACTGATGATGTCAGGAGGTTTATGTCTGCACTGGGTGAGAGCGGTACTCAGATTTCAACCATAAACCGTTCCGTCGGTGTGGTAACCGGTCTGCTGAGCCAAGCCGGTGCAGTTGCAACCGGTGTTAAGGTTGCCGGCACGTATCTACTGGAAAGTTATCTTAAGCGTAAGATGAAAGGAGTATGA
- a CDS encoding YtxH domain-containing protein — protein MAHDDNGVSASTVLVPFLAGAALGAGLALLYAPKSGREVREQIGDLADDAVDKIKEYAREAQDKIKATLEDGKETLMEKKSILSSAIEAGREAIQKEKEKLGV, from the coding sequence ATGGCACATGATGACAACGGAGTATCCGCAAGCACGGTATTGGTGCCCTTCCTGGCCGGTGCGGCCCTGGGGGCCGGTTTGGCGCTGTTGTATGCACCCAAGAGCGGTCGCGAGGTGCGCGAGCAGATCGGTGATCTGGCTGATGATGCCGTCGACAAGATCAAGGAATATGCCCGTGAAGCCCAGGACAAGATCAAGGCCACGCTGGAAGATGGAAAAGAAACCTTAATGGAGAAAAAGTCGATCCTTTCCTCAGCCATTGAAGCGGGGCGGGAAGCAATCCAGAAGGAAAAGGAAAAGCTCGGAGTCTAA
- a CDS encoding lytic transglycosylase domain-containing protein — MRKLMLVIPLLAVAVGTAAGGEPTQSLLNELVQPHSTGSSRLAASGKGLPQVALGESQGDDGATLFTLEELKDGTSALADLALPDDEPAADVPLALNDKVNYFITFFQTQGRATYARWLSRSTRYLPMMKEILRKEGLPDELVYVAMIESGFQLNARSWANAVGPWQFMSATGRRYSLRIDQWVDERKDPVKATMAAAMYLKDLYGMFNNDWYLAAAGYNAGENKIFRAIDKYDTNDFWELSKGSYLKRETKEYVPKLLAAAIIAKDPAKYGFTEIATVPVVEYDTVTVKGRTDLDLVARLTGTTYLSIKELNPALRHWCTPPNYPDYELKVPKGTKSRFEQGLAAVPEEQRFSEKSLYSRYTASRKDNLKQLARRFGSSAGELAELNGLSVKDRIAGRSLIIPVKQSVNFAQEGRREAPASDAAALTYYTVRKGDTLYSLARRFNVSVKVLTAWNNLKHAVALKPGKRLIVARATKAASSKG, encoded by the coding sequence ATGAGAAAGCTGATGCTTGTCATACCGCTACTGGCTGTTGCCGTCGGAACCGCGGCCGGTGGTGAACCAACCCAGTCCCTGCTGAATGAGCTGGTGCAGCCGCATTCAACCGGGAGCAGCAGGCTGGCGGCGAGCGGCAAGGGATTGCCACAGGTCGCGCTTGGTGAATCGCAGGGTGATGATGGTGCAACGCTGTTCACGTTGGAAGAGTTGAAGGACGGGACATCTGCGCTGGCAGATCTGGCGTTGCCTGATGATGAACCTGCTGCCGATGTGCCGCTTGCCCTGAACGACAAGGTTAATTACTTCATTACATTTTTTCAGACCCAGGGGCGTGCGACCTATGCACGCTGGCTTTCCCGTTCAACCCGCTATCTCCCGATGATGAAGGAGATCCTCCGCAAGGAAGGTCTGCCGGACGAATTGGTCTATGTGGCCATGATAGAGAGCGGCTTCCAGCTGAATGCACGCTCATGGGCCAACGCGGTTGGGCCATGGCAGTTTATGTCGGCAACCGGCCGTCGCTACTCGCTGCGGATTGATCAGTGGGTTGATGAACGTAAGGATCCGGTCAAGGCTACCATGGCTGCGGCCATGTACCTGAAGGATCTGTACGGCATGTTCAATAATGACTGGTATCTGGCTGCGGCCGGGTATAATGCCGGTGAAAACAAGATCTTCCGTGCGATTGACAAATATGATACCAACGACTTCTGGGAACTTTCCAAGGGATCATATCTGAAGCGGGAAACCAAGGAGTATGTCCCCAAGCTGCTTGCTGCCGCTATTATTGCCAAGGATCCGGCCAAGTATGGCTTTACGGAGATTGCCACGGTGCCGGTCGTCGAATACGATACCGTAACCGTAAAGGGACGCACTGACCTTGACCTGGTGGCTCGTCTGACCGGTACTACCTACCTGAGCATCAAGGAGTTGAACCCGGCTCTGCGGCACTGGTGTACCCCCCCCAATTATCCCGACTATGAGCTGAAGGTTCCCAAAGGGACCAAGTCCCGCTTTGAGCAAGGGCTCGCAGCAGTGCCGGAAGAGCAGCGTTTCAGCGAAAAGAGCCTTTACAGCCGGTATACCGCGTCCCGCAAAGATAACCTCAAGCAGCTTGCCCGCCGTTTCGGCAGCTCAGCCGGGGAACTGGCCGAGCTTAACGGTTTGAGTGTGAAGGATCGTATTGCCGGGCGTTCTTTGATCATTCCGGTGAAGCAATCCGTTAATTTTGCCCAGGAAGGTCGTCGTGAGGCACCTGCTTCCGATGCGGCCGCGCTTACCTATTACACCGTGCGCAAGGGGGATACTCTCTATTCCCTTGCCCGGCGTTTTAACGTCTCAGTAAAAGTACTGACTGCCTGGAATAATCTGAAGCATGCCGTCGCACTCAAGCCCGGCAAACGTCTGATTGTTGCCAGAGCAACAAAGGCAGCAAGCAGCAAAGGGTGA
- a CDS encoding tetratricopeptide repeat protein, whose translation MYSILICAALGVVVLLVAMLGFKLAWWGALLIGLVVFSLAFFFLSRYISKQLMAILEQAGKDLQGQRFEKAIREMKDALRFGSWQLYVTDQINSQIGMAYYVRRDFSNAFPYLEKSFFKNWMAMGMLAICYMKRQKRDKMERTFEKAVQWNGKESLLWNLYAYCLAEECSEKSKAIAVLEKGLKKMPGDSAITENLENLQAGRKMKMRSFGDSWYQFHLESLGQLQKHQMAAMGGRMQKRMTVRR comes from the coding sequence ATGTATTCGATTTTGATCTGTGCTGCCCTTGGGGTGGTTGTTTTACTTGTTGCCATGCTGGGGTTCAAGCTGGCTTGGTGGGGCGCCCTGCTGATCGGCCTGGTGGTCTTTTCCCTCGCCTTCTTCTTTCTGTCTCGCTACATCAGCAAGCAGTTGATGGCTATTCTTGAGCAGGCCGGCAAAGACCTGCAGGGACAGCGCTTTGAAAAGGCGATCCGTGAGATGAAGGACGCCTTGCGGTTTGGCTCCTGGCAGCTGTATGTGACCGATCAGATCAACTCCCAGATCGGTATGGCGTACTATGTCAGGCGCGATTTTTCCAACGCCTTTCCCTATCTGGAAAAATCATTTTTCAAAAACTGGATGGCAATGGGAATGCTTGCCATCTGCTATATGAAGCGCCAGAAACGTGACAAGATGGAGCGGACCTTTGAGAAGGCTGTCCAGTGGAACGGCAAGGAGTCGCTACTCTGGAACCTGTATGCCTACTGTCTGGCAGAAGAATGCAGCGAGAAGTCAAAGGCGATTGCCGTGCTTGAAAAGGGGCTTAAAAAAATGCCCGGCGATAGTGCCATAACGGAAAACCTGGAGAACCTGCAGGCGGGCCGCAAGATGAAGATGCGCAGTTTCGGTGACTCCTGGTACCAGTTCCACCTTGAAAGTCTTGGCCAGCTGCAGAAACACCAGATGGCTGCCATGGGTGGGCGTATGCAGAAGCGGATGACGGTGCGCCGATGA
- a CDS encoding response regulator, translating to MSAAGGQSEQTPELWLMGVRPDQGRDAIIREYLAAAGYGTRLATVDQIGTDRPLGIVLDISPHSLDGWGLLLQIKSDPAYRNIPVLPVFLSEKGKVGGVFPVAGFFTLPVEEQYLLERLAVYGLTEEVETWDLQALVVSRSGEEKLSKMVESVGFEVVKGYTGKEALALVSLHPKYLAFCNLMLPDMSAFELLEKFRLFPYSHNMPVFVLLKDELKEGEKTAMSREIAHLVSKKQLSKEEFLKYLRNRS from the coding sequence ATGAGTGCCGCCGGGGGGCAGTCCGAGCAAACCCCTGAACTGTGGCTTATGGGGGTGCGTCCTGACCAGGGCCGGGACGCAATCATTCGGGAGTATCTTGCTGCTGCCGGCTATGGGACCCGCCTGGCAACTGTTGACCAGATCGGGACTGACCGTCCGCTGGGTATTGTGCTGGATATCTCGCCCCATTCATTGGATGGCTGGGGGCTGTTGCTGCAGATCAAAAGTGATCCCGCGTACCGCAATATTCCGGTGCTGCCGGTCTTCCTGAGTGAAAAGGGGAAGGTTGGCGGTGTCTTTCCGGTTGCCGGTTTTTTTACCCTTCCTGTTGAAGAGCAGTACCTGCTTGAACGTCTTGCGGTCTATGGCTTGACTGAAGAGGTTGAGACCTGGGATTTGCAGGCCCTGGTGGTGTCACGCTCCGGAGAAGAAAAACTGTCAAAAATGGTTGAATCGGTCGGCTTTGAGGTGGTTAAGGGCTATACCGGTAAAGAGGCCTTGGCACTGGTCTCGCTTCATCCCAAATACCTTGCCTTCTGCAACCTGATGTTGCCGGATATGTCGGCCTTTGAACTGCTGGAAAAATTCCGCCTGTTTCCCTACAGTCATAACATGCCGGTTTTTGTACTGTTGAAGGATGAGCTGAAGGAGGGGGAAAAGACGGCCATGAGCCGTGAAATTGCCCACTTGGTCAGCAAGAAACAGCTGAGTAAAGAGGAGTTTCTTAAATATCTGCGGAACCGCTCCTGA